From Ipomoea triloba cultivar NCNSP0323 chromosome 5, ASM357664v1, the proteins below share one genomic window:
- the LOC116021046 gene encoding protein RALF-like 34 gives MDAPKPFFFFLVVFLLLVTNSASVGAQVEESGVKVIGDRAEMPMGMSLYGGDAEEEEELEGEESPAAGSRRSLFWRTMRYYISYGALSANRIPCPPRSGRSYYTHNCHVATGPVRPYFRGCSAITRCRR, from the coding sequence ATGGACGCTCCAaaacccttcttcttcttccttgtcGTCTTCTTGCTTCTCGTCACAAACAGCGCAAGCGTAGGAGCGCAAGTTGAAGAATCCGGCGTGAAAGTCATCGGCGATAGAGCGGAGATGCCAATGGGGATGTCATTGTACGGCGGCGATGctgaagaggaggaggagctgGAAGGAGAAGAATCTCCGGCGGCGGGTAGCCGGAGATCTCTGTTCTGGCGCACAATGAGGTACTACATCTCCTACGGCGCACTCTCGGCGAACCGGATCCCCTGCCCTCCCCGTTCCGGCAGGTCTTATTACACCCACAACTGCCACGTGGCTACCGGCCCCGTCCGCCCTTACTTCAGAGGTTGCTCCGCCATCACGCGCTGCCGGAGGTGA
- the LOC116018771 gene encoding mitogen-activated protein kinase kinase kinase 17-like, with protein MDWVRGETVGHGSFGKVSLANPRNSVAGVSPAMVVKSCSATRAASLLNEKRILDELQGCPEIVRCFGDSYSFEKGEKLYNVLLEFASRGSLADKIKDSGDYRLPEFEIRRYTKALLRGLRFIHETRYVHCDVKLENILLGEDGRIRIADFGLAKRCGEGESFGGDLRGTPMYMSPEMVSGGEQGPAADIWALGCAVAEMVTGAPAWNCSNLAALLMRIGVGGEVPEIPGELSSDGRDFLGKCFLKDPRKRWTAEMLLNHPFVAAVDDNDGAATVTLKDKSPAPSTSPRCPFDFPDWTSETASRQSSVTCSITSLPESEFSRPAWPATRLRGLVSDHSPNWSEDADEWVIIR; from the coding sequence ATGGATTGGGTTCGTGGTGAGACGGTAGGCCACGGGAGTTTCGGGAAAGTAAGCTTGGCCAATCCAAGAAATAGCGTCGCCGGAGTTTCGCCGGCGATGGTTGTCAAGTCTTGCTCGGCGACGCGGGCGGCGTCGTTGTTGAACGAGAAACGGATACTGGATGAGCTCCAGGGCTGCCCGGAGATTGTTCGGTGCTTCGGAGACAGTTATAGTTTCGAGAAGGGCGAGAAGCTGTACAATGTGTTGTTGGAGTTCGCTTCTCGGGGATCATTAGCGGATAAGATTAAGGATTCGGGGGATTATAGGTTGCCTGAATTTGAGATTCGTAGGTATACCAAGGCTCTGCTTCGTGGCCTGAGGTTTATTCATGAAACGAGGTATGTTCACTGTGATGTTAAGCTTGAGAATATTTTGTTGGGCGAGGATGGGCGGATTAGGATTGCGGATTTTGGGTTGGCTAAGAGATGTGGAGAAGGGGAGAGTTTTGGGGGGGATTTGAGGGGTACGCCGATGTATATGTCGCCGGAGATGGTGTCCGGCGGCGAGCAGGGGCCGGCGGCGGATATATGGGCGCTTGGGTGCGCGGTGGCGGAGATGGTTACCGGAGCTCCGGCGTGGAATTGCTCCAATTTGGCAGCGCTGCTGATGAGAATTGGGGTCGGGGGAGAAGTCCCTGAAATTCCCGGGGAGTTGTCATCGGACGGTAGAGATTTTCTGGGGAAGTGTTTTCTTAAGGACCCGAGAAAAAGATGGACGGCGGAGATGCTTCTAAATCATCCTTTCGTCGCCGCCGTCGACGACAATGACGGCGCCGCCACTGTTACATTGAAAGACAAATCTCCGGCTCCCTCCACTTCCCCTCGATGCCCGTTCGATTTCCCGGATTGGACGTCGGAAACAGCGTCCCGGCAATCCTCCGTTACATGCTCAATTACATCCTTGCCGGAATCAGAATTCTCCCGGCCGGCTTGGCCGGCGACAAGACTGCGGGGACTAGTCAGTGACCACTCACCCAATTGGTCTGAAGATGCTGACGAGTGGGTAATCATTAGGTGA